Proteins encoded by one window of Aspergillus chevalieri M1 DNA, chromosome 6, nearly complete sequence:
- a CDS encoding alkene reductase (COG:C;~EggNog:ENOG410PGTG;~InterPro:IPR001155,IPR013785;~PFAM:PF00724;~go_function: GO:0003824 - catalytic activity [Evidence IEA];~go_function: GO:0010181 - FMN binding [Evidence IEA];~go_function: GO:0016491 - oxidoreductase activity [Evidence IEA];~go_process: GO:0055114 - oxidation-reduction process [Evidence IEA]), giving the protein MTKTFTPFKTGHIHPSHRIVMAPLTRLRADTNNIQLPMAIIYYTQRALIPGTLLISEACTISPRAAASFPHTPGIWNELQIQRWREITDAVHACGCFMYCQIVAPGRAGFPDAAASKGFSVDAPSAIPISGMATPREMSENDIKDCIGEFAHAAQCAMEAGFDGVEIHGANGYLIDQFTQDNSNHRSDIWGGSVENRNRFGVEVARAVAGAIGAERTGYRISPWSRFQDMRMEDPVPQFTELTRALKKLKLGYLHVIEARVTNSEDIDTPEQVDFVLDVWGDHSVVLLAGGFTPDNARHYLDGVYKDRNVALVFGRYFLSTPDLVYRMQKGIAPNPYHRPSFYTPMQLEGYLDYPYSKEFLEEHGHEIVA; this is encoded by the coding sequence ATGACCAAAACATTCACCCCCTTCAAGACCGGCCACATTCACCCCTCTCACCGCATCGTAATGGCCCCCCTAACCCGCCTCCGCGCCGACACCAACAATATCCAACTCCCCATGGCAATCATCTACTACACGCAGCGCGCCCTCATCCCGGGAACCCTTCTCATCAGCGAAGCATGCACCATCTCCCCCCGCGCAGCAGCATCCTTCCCGCACACCCCCGGGATCTGGAACGAGCTGCAGATCCAGCGGTGGAGGGAGATCACGGACGCAGTACATGCGTGCGGGTGCTTCATGTACTGCCAGATAGTAGCGCCGGGACGGGCGGGGTTCCCGGATGCTGCTGCGAGCAAGGGGTTCAGTGTTGATGCGCCGAGCGCGATTCCGATAAGCGGGATGGCGACGCCGAGAGAGATGAGCGAGAACGACATCAAAGACTGCATTGGGGAGTTTGCACATGCAGCGCAGTGTGCGATGGAGGCTGGGTTCGACGGGGTGGAGATTCATGGCGCGAATGGGTACTTGATCGATCAGTTTACGCAGGACAATAGTAACCACCGGAGTGATATCTGGGGCGGGAGCGTGGAGAACCGCAACCGGTTCGGTGTTGAAGTTGCACGCGCTGTAGCGGGTGCTATTGGGGCCGAAAGGACTGGGTACAGAATCAGTCCGTGGAGTCGGTTCCAGGATATGCGGATGGAGGATCCCGTTCCGCAGTTCACGGAGTTGACGAGGGCTCTTAAGAAGTTGAAGTTGGGATATTTGCATGTCATTGAGGCGCGGGTTACCAACAGTGAAGATATCGATACGCCTGAGCAGGTTGACTTCGTGCTTGATGTTTGGGGAGACCACTCCGTTGTTCTATTGGCGGGTGGGTTTACACCTGACAATGCGCGGCATTATCTGGATGGGGTGTATAAGGATCGGAACGTGGCGCTGGTGTTTGGACGGTATTTCCTGTCGACGCCCGATTTGGTGTATAGGATGCAGAAGGGCATTGCGCCGAACCCGTACCATCGGCCTTCGTTTTATACCCCGATGCAGTTGGAGGGGTATTTAGATTATCCGTATAGTAAGGAGTTTTTGGAGGAGCATGGACATGAGATTGTTGCTTGA
- the RPL26A gene encoding 60S ribosomal protein uL24 (BUSCO:EOG09265DAV;~COG:J;~EggNog:ENOG410PPNW;~InterPro:IPR005756,IPR041988,IPR008991,IPR005825, IPR005824,IPR014722;~PFAM:PF00467,PF16906;~go_component: GO:0005840 - ribosome [Evidence IEA];~go_component: GO:0015934 - large ribosomal subunit [Evidence IEA];~go_function: GO:0003723 - RNA binding [Evidence IEA];~go_function: GO:0003735 - structural constituent of ribosome [Evidence IEA];~go_process: GO:0006412 - translation [Evidence IEA]), producing MTVINHALASSRSKSRKAHFSAPSSERRVIMSAPLSKELREKHNVRSIPIRKDDEVTIVRGSNKGREGKITSVYRLKWVVHVERVVREKSNGQSVPLGIAPSKVVITKLRMDKDREQILERIAKGREAAKSS from the exons ATGACCGTCATCAACCATG CCCTCGCCTCTTCGCGCAGCAAGTCGCGCAAGGCGCACTTCAGCGCTCCCTCCAGCGAGCGCCGTGTCATCATGAGCGCTCCTCTGAGCAAGGAACTCCGTGAGAAGCACAAC GTCCGCTCCATCCCCATCCGCAAGGACGACGAGGTCACCATCGTCCGGGGCTCCAACAAGGGCCGTGAGGGCAAGATCACCAGCGTCTACCGTCTCAAGTGGGTTGTCCACGTCGAGCGTGTTGTTCGCGAGAAGTCCAACGGCCAGAGCGTTCCCCTCGGCATCGCCCCCTCGAAGGTTGTCATCACCAAGCTCCGGATGGACAAGGACCGTGAGCAGATTCTGGAGCGCATTGCTAAGGGACGTGAGGCGGCCAAGTCTTCGTAA
- a CDS encoding uncharacterized protein (COG:U;~EggNog:ENOG410PMTZ;~InterPro:IPR010908,IPR042855,IPR001388,IPR011012;~PFAM:PF00957,PF13774;~TransMembrane:1 (i221-246o);~go_component: GO:0016021 - integral component of membrane [Evidence IEA];~go_process: GO:0016192 - vesicle-mediated transport [Evidence IEA]), with amino-acid sequence MASSSKPPSFLLYTCIAHRTTILTEHSAPGTSSTSASSLASIILPKITHDKAQKLTYTHDRLFVHCIADSPTGEAFDDATRHEPSSHLPLSYIVVAAAEQGRRIPFAFLLEMKRKFLSTYPPSSTDFSSLPAYGCAAFNLELRSLLSTFNTASPSDSLALAKRDIDDVRGIMTENIERVLERGERIDLLVDKTDRLGGSAHDFRIRSRGLRRKMWWKNTKLMVMVVVVVIFLLYLFVGMGCGLPAWGRCVG; translated from the exons ATGGCCTCCTCATCCAAACCCCCGAGCTTCCTCCTCTA CACCTGTATAGCTCATCGCACAACAATCCTCACCGAGCACTCCGCCCCAGGCACatcctccacctccgcctcATCCCTAGCCTCCATCATCCTCCCCAAGATCACCCACGACAAAGCCCAGAAACTCACCTACACCCACGACCGGCTCTTCGTGCACTGCATCGCCGACTCCCCAACCGGCGAAGCATTTGACGATGCAACCCGCCACGAACCATCCTCGCACCTACCCTTGAGCTACATCGTCGTCGCAGCCGCCGAGCAAGGCCGTCGCATCCCGTTCGCGTTTCTGCTTGAGATGAAGCGCAAGTTCCTGTCTACGTATCCGCCGTCGAGTACTGATTTCTCGTCGCTGCCGGCGTACGGGTGTGCGGCATTTAATCTGGAGTTGCGGTCGTTGCTTTCGACATTCAACACGGCTTCTCCGTCAGACTCGCTGGCGCTGGCGAAGCGAGACATCGACGATGTGCGGGGCATTATGACAGAGAATATCGAGCGGGTGCTGGAGCGAGGGGAACGGATTGATTTGTTGGTTGATAAGACGGATCGGTTGGGAGGGAGTGCGCATGACTTTCGGATTCGGAGCAGGGGGTTACGGAGGAAGATGTGGTGGAAGAACACCAAGTTGATGGttatggtggtggtggtggtgatttTCTTGTTGTATTTGTTTGTGGGGATGGGATGTGGGTTGCCGGCTTGGGGGAGGTGTGTGGGTTGA
- the EXO84 gene encoding exocyst subunit EXO84 (COG:U;~EggNog:ENOG410PI5R;~InterPro:IPR042561,IPR042560,IPR011993,IPR016159, IPR032403,IPR033961;~PFAM:PF08700,PF16528;~go_component: GO:0000145 - exocyst [Evidence IEA];~go_process: GO:0006887 - exocytosis [Evidence IEA]): MEGRGLTLRSKKGRRPQISAPKPIADPAPANNRAADSAQKAPSATSRERAPQSDATSDLVKRRYSTRFNQVPDFDAAPPVPGLPPGYGGLGPPPASNNGPSHDPSAPPEVDLNALRDPSLPVDRYVANLLANASEEEIRDYQNALRKVKNRTSTDLQQNVYQNRTQFIKISKEADKLKGEMRTLRTLMAELTTALGQTTVGNTPNPMSPTTDERLPKRNANRSSVANLESMWNVQLQTLWKTVEGSQKFLPAVSGRHIVIETGNWVELDSATWKPRRPVHIVLLNDHLLVAVKKRKRVDQSNHRGPVPTKLVAEQCWPLQDIDMIDLGANMGAGQARDEAEDRGISSAVVVRVGAKPFTYRHDKRNSPAKNELLATFRKAVDDLRRTLRSETEAASRSNESFGYLAGARQSSFGSLKPIDLYDGGSDNPRDKPELRIDVDGKQQNLRWVEGQVDELDIDIALQRFEEAVSSIERLRKLAKGLKGNTIAQDVINSKVDERAAKLAGVLSRSLVDTNSFPNATKTKVSWLTRLGFEDQAREAYLKARSDVITKRIRGCVFEGDLPLYIFQISYVYFTLVKHTISIYQQCFPSVMTSACIKWAKQHLDGFNALLTRQLSTVQRGTTVWQKCIDIVHEQAEVLREVAVDFTDLVARGLEINGEERENRPQMTRSESLISGLAQAAGEQQPSF, encoded by the exons ATGGAAGGCCGCGGTCTCACCCTCCGCAGCAAAAAAGGTCGCCGGCCTCAAATCAGTGCTCCGAAACCCATCGCGGACCCTGCCCCTGCCAACAATCGGGCAGCCGATTCAGCCCAAAAGGCCCCATCGGCCACCTCGCGGGAGAGAGCCCCTCAGAGCGATGCGACCTCTGATCTGGTGAAGCGGCGGTACTCGACCCGCTTCAATCAGGTTCCGGATTTTGATGCTGCCCCTCCGGTTCCGGGGCTGCCTCCGGGGTATGGCGGGCTAGGTCCGCCTCCAGCTAGCAATAATGGACCGTCGCATGATCCGTCTGCGCCTCCGGAGGTTGATTTGAATGCGCTGCGGGACCCAAGCTTACCGGTTGATCGAT ATGTCGCTAATCTCCTCGCAAACGCGTCCGAGGAGGAAATTCGAGACTACCAGAACGCCCTTCGGAAAGTCAAGAACCGCACGTCGACCGACCTCCAGCAGAATGTATACCAAAACCGAACGCAATTCATCAAGATTAGTAAAGAAGCGGATAAGCTCAAGGGCGAGATGCGGACACTCCGTACATTGATGGCAGAGCTTACGACGGCGCTGGGCCAGACGACCGTTGGAAATACGCCCAACCCCATGTCCCCGACTACCGACGAGCGTCTACCCAAGCGGAATGCCAATCGCAGTTCAGTGGCCAACCTGGAAAGCATGTGGAATGTACAACTACAAACGTTATGGAAAACCGTGGAGGGTTCGCAGAAGTTCCTTCCGGCTGTTTCGGGTCGTCATATTGTGATTGAAACGGGCAACTGGGTTGAACTCGATTCCGCGACGTGGAAACCAAGACGACCGGTTCACATTGTGCTGCTGAACGATCACCTCCTAGTGGCAGTGAAGAAACGAAAGCGCGTAGACCAGAGCAATCACCGTGGCCCGGTTCCGACGAAACTCGTGGCGGAGCAGTGCTGGCCTTTGCAAGACATCGACATGATCGATCTCGGTGCTAACATGGGTGCGGGACAAGCTCGCGACGAGGCCGAAGACCGTGGTATTTCAAGCGCAGTGGTCGTCCGAGTTGGTGCCAAGCCGTTCACCTACCGCCATGACAAGCGCAACAGTCCCGCGAAAAATGAATTGCTCGCCACGTTCCGCAAAGCCGTCGACGATCTGCGACGGACGCTACGGTCGGAGACGGAAGCAGCCAGCAGATCCAACGAATCGTTCGGGTACTTGGCTGGTGCGAGGCAATCGTCATTTGGTTCGTTGAAGCCCATCGACCTGTACGATGGCGGCTCCGATAACCCGCGCGACAAGCCAGAACTACGCATCGATGTAGATGGAAAACAGCAGAACCTGCGCTGGGTTGAAGGCCAAGTTGACGAGCTTGACATCGATATCGCGCTGCAGCGTTTCGAAGAGGCTGTTTCTTCCATTGAGCGGCTGCGGAAGCTAGCCAAGGGTCTCAAAGGCAACACGATCGCGCAGGACGTGATCAACAGCAAGGTCGATGAGCGAGCGGCCAAACTGGCCGGTGTCTTATCGCGATCTCTGGTCGATACCAATTCATTCCCGAATGCCACCAAGACCAAGGTGAGCTGGCTTACACGTCTGGGATTTGAGGACCAAGCCCGAGAAGCCTACCTGAAAGCCAGGTCCGACGTCATAACCAAGCGAATCCG TGGCTGCGTCTTCGAAGGCGACCTCCCGCTCTACATTTTCCAAATCTCCTACGTCTATTTCACCCTCGTCAAACACACCATCAGCATCTACCAGCAATGCTTCCCCTCCGTGATGACCAGCGCCTGCATCAAATGGGCCAAGCAGCACCTCGACGGCTTCAACGCGCTCCTCACGCGGCAGCTCAGCACCGTGCAGCGGGGGACAACCGTGTGGCAGAAATGCATCGACATCGTGCACGAACAGGCGGAGGTGTTGAGAGAGGTTGCGGTGGACTTTACGGATCTGGTTGCCAGGGGGTTGGAGATCAACGGCGAGGAGCGGGAGAATCGGCCGCAGATGACGAGGTCGGAGTCGTTGATTTCGGGGCTGGCGCAGGCTGCTGGGGAGCAGCAGCCTTCTTTTTAG
- a CDS encoding acyl-CoA synthetase (COG:I;~EggNog:ENOG410PKQX;~InterPro:IPR000873,IPR020845,IPR042099,IPR025110;~PFAM:PF00501,PF13193), with amino-acid sequence MAQTPANGQLATHSIPSLPIFLEAKKHAENTPDKIAVDDASKGQRFTYRQLLADAATMKKVILEELGLADSGSLEERRITFLTPNGYDYVVVQWAVWAAGGVCVPLCTTHPAKELLYTIGDSDPSLIILHPSFEKFEAPLREGITKDIRFMTLTPFSQNNEAMLPPFSSECPLDQRALMIYTSGTTSSPKGCVTTHKNITFQAGCLVEAWEYNSSDRLIHVLPLHHIHGIVNGLTASFLSGVTVEMHPKFDPTVIWDRWQDQGSSTMFFAVPTIYSRLVDYFDANIRGTDRENAARAGAKALRLIVSGSAALPTPIKSKFAEITGQTLLERYGMTEIGMALSCGLEVEKRIDGSVGWPLPGVQVRLTNKETGAVIDAVDEDGMIEIKGDNVFKEYWRRPEATAKEFTSDGWFKTGDVAKRDPAGAYFIQGRASVDLIKSGGYKISALEVERKMLGLDAIQEVAVVGLADGEWGQRVGAVVKQRPGTEPLELQALRTQLKQEMAPYKIPTVLKVVDAIERNAMGKVNKKTIVQKYWPELA; translated from the exons ATGGCGCAAACACCCGCAAATGGCCAATTAGCAACTCACTCCATTCCGTCGCTACCTATATTCCTCGAGGCAAAGAAACATGCAGAGAATACCCCGGATAAgattgcagtggatgatgcCTCCAAGGGGCAGCGGTTTACTTATCGCCAGCTGCTGGCGGATGCGGCTACAATGAAAAAGGTCATTTTGGAGGAATTGGGACTTGCAGACTCCGGGAGCTTGGAAGAACGGCGTATCACATTCCTCACGCCCAATGGGTATGATTACGTGGTGGTGCAGTGGGCTGTTTGGGCTGCGGGGGGTGTTTGCGTACCACTGT GTACTACCCACCCCGCAAAAGAGCTGCTATACACTATCGGCGATTCAGACCCCTCGTTGATCATCCTGCATCCGTCGTTTGAGAAATTCGAAGCTCCTCTCCGTGAGGGGATCACGAAAGACATCCGGTTCATGACCCTGACGCCCTTTTCACAAAATAACGAAGCGATGCTCCCTCCATTCAGTTCAGAATGCCCTCTGGACCAGCGGGCACTGATGATCTACACGTCTGGTACTACATCGAGTCCCAAGGGCTGCGTGACGACTCACAAGAATATCACATTCCAAGCCGGATGCTTGGTCGAAGCCTGGGAGTACAACTCCTCCGACCGTCTGATCCACGTTCTTCCTCTGCACCATATCCACGGCATCGTCAACGGCCTTACGGCTAGCTTCCTAAGTGGAGTAACCGTCGAGATGCATCCGAAATTCGACCCCACGGTGATTTGGGACCGGTGGCAAGACCAAGGTTCCTCGACTATGTTTTTTGCCGTTCCGACCATCTACTCGCGATTGGTGGACTACTTTGACGCCAACATCCGCGGTACGGACCGCGAGAATGCTGCTCGTGCTGGCGCCAAAGCTCTGCGGCTTATTGTCAGCGGTTCTGCTGCGTTACCTACTCCTATCAAATCCAAATTTGCAGAGATTACCGGTCAGACTCTGCTAGAGCGGTATGGTATGACAGAAATCGGAATGGCGCTGAGCTGCGGATTAGAAGTCGAGAAGCGTATTGACGGAAGTGTGGggtggcctcttcctggtgtgCAGGTGCGGCTTACAAACAAGGAGACCGGCGCAGTCATCGATGCCGTGGACGAGGATGGCATGATCGAGATCAAGGGCGACAATGTCTTCAAGGAATACTGGAGACGACCCGAAGCAACAGCCAAGGAGTTCACTTCGGATGGCTGGTTCAAGACCGGAGACGTCGCCAAGCGGGACCCAGCAGGCGCATACTTTATCCAGGGTCGCGCATCTGTTGACCTGATCAAATCAGGCGGATACAAGATTTCTGCGCTGGAGGTGGAACGGAAGATGCTTGGTCTGGACGCCATCCAGGAAGTTGCCGTGGTTGGTTTAGCAGATGGAGAATGGGGGCAGCGTGTGGGTGCCGTTGTCAAGCAGCGCCCTGGT ACCGAGCCATTGGAACTCCAGGCCCTGCGCACACAGCTGAAGCAGGAGATGGCGCCGTATAAGATCCCGACTGTGTTGAAAGTTGTCGATGCTATTGAACGGAATGCCATGGGCAAGGTGAATAAGAAGACGATTGTGCAGAAGTACTGGCCTGAACTTGCTTAG
- a CDS encoding putative ABC transporter (BUSCO:EOG09262G8Y;~COG:P;~EggNog:ENOG410QE9V;~InterPro:IPR027417,IPR003593,IPR003439;~PFAM:PF00005;~go_function: GO:0005524 - ATP binding [Evidence IEA]) yields MLRRPLLWTGILRTPSPRLLRHVSSVPPLIRIEKGTFYQRYPTPDDAATGQNPPLFPNLNFVLPAKPESLSTKEKDEPQQQQHWAVIGSSGRTSFLDVFRGQYICDPPTARSYPFLLTDEIAEKDPRLRFVGNAVQYIGFSGEGSGAIGGTRGAYLSARYESHREETDWTVEQYLKGQTELNPLEGFEDGKVKDKVLLDQVISDLRLKELLDMPVANLSNGQTRRARIAKALLSKPELLLLDDPFMGLDPATVRGISGFLHQLAAKSSPRLILALRPQDIVPDWITHVIILGNNNRVLLQGSRAEVNQALEVWRRLPIKNQTGLRPGDKKIYAQAADDMEKGFLDKQLLWDLDLVKSKADKTVPAAAQGGEPLIEMDGVRVQYGDKVVLGNWEQDINGKKQEGLHWTVRRGERWVVLGANGSGKTTLLSMITSDHPQAYAMPLKLLGRSRLPEPGKPGISLFELQSRMGHSSPEIHAFFPRQLTIRQSIESAFADTFLSRPKLNHDRDLDVSAALRFFKAELDPDAASPTKENPPSIESKSGDAFPDIGLSHRMQKQPYFPTDYDVDYADTVTFGQLSTAQQRVVLFIRALIHKPDIIILDEALSSMPASTRDKCIAFLETGETIPPYLIPPPGTRRSKNEEPLIKGFNSDPATIRHTGISENQALIMISHVKEEIPDIIRHYMRLPSDPGDGAEPLDFRLGVLAQDWVMSDPAMWERVWSPPSVFDNPFKAAKFKPAMSPEKSKAKEERAVETEKPEVKTSRRGKKKAEQPEEPEQKTARGRKQVEEPEEPEQKGSRRRRSKKTEESTEPSKGRGRPKKAE; encoded by the exons ATGCTTCGTCGACCGCTTTTATGGACGGGGATTCTGAGAACCCCGAGTCCACGTCTCCTTCGCCATGTCTCCTCCGTACCCCCGTTGATTCGCATTGAAAAGGGAACCTTCTACCAGCGCTATCCCACCCCCGATGACGCCGCTACGGGCCAGAACCCGCCTCTGTTTCCGAACCTCAATTTCGTCCTGCCAGCTAAGCCAGAGAGTCTTTCGACGAAGGAGAAGGACGagccacagcagcaacagcattGGGCTGTGATCGGGTCGTCTGGGCGAACGAGTTTCCTGGACGTCTTCCGCGGCCAGTATATCTGCGATCCCCCCACCGCCCGCAGCTACCCGTTCCTCCTTACAGACGAGATTGCTGAGAAGGATCCGCGTTTACGGTTTGTCGGCAATGCGGTTCAGTATATTGGGTTCAGTGGTGAGGGTTCTGGGGCCATTGGTGGTACGCGAGGTGCCTACTTGAGTGCTCGGTATGAGAGTCACCGGGAAGAGACGGATTGGACTGTTGAACAATATCTCAAGGGACAAACAGAGTTGAATCCGTTGGAGGGATTTGAAGATGGAAAGGTCAAGGACAAGGTACTATTGGACCAGGTTATCTCCGATTTGCGGTTGAAGGAGCTGCTTGATATGCCGGTAGCGAACCTCAGCAATGGCCAGACAAGACGTGCGCGGATTGCAAAGGCGTTGCTGAGCAAGCCGGAGCTGTTACTGCTGGATGACCCTTTTA TGGGACTCGATCCGGCCACCGTCCGGGGCATCTCCGGATTCCTGCACCAACTGGCAGCCAAAAGCTCACCCCGATTGATACTTGCTCTACGCCCACAAGATATCGTCCCAGACTGGATCACACATGTCATTATTCTCGGAAACAACAACAGAGTCCTTTTGCAGGGATCCAGGGCAGAAGTTAACCAGGCTCTGGAGGTGTGGAGACGCCTGCCTATTAAGAATCAGACTGGTCTTCGTCCGGGGGATAAGAAGATATATGCCCAGGCAGCGGATGACATGGAGAAGGGGTTCTTGGACAAGCAGTTGCTCTGGGACTTGGACCTGGTCAAGTCAAAAGCGGACAAAACGGTTCCTGCGGCTGCGCAGGGAGGAGAACCGCTGATTGAGATGGATGGCGTGCGCGTGCAGTACGGCGACAAGGTGGTCCTTGGTAACTGGGAACAGGACATCAATGGAAAGAAACAAGAGGGACTACACTGGACCGTCCGTCGTGGAGAGCgctgggtggttctgggAGCAAACGGGTCAGGCAAGACTACACTGCTATCGATGATTACATCAGACCATCCACAAGCATACGCTATGCCACTGAAACTCTTGGGACGATCACGGCTTCCCGAACCCGGCAAACCTGGAATCTCACTCTTCGAGCTCCAATCCCGCATGGGTCACTCCTCCCCCGAAATCCACGCCTTCTTCCCCCGCCAACTGACAATCCGCCAATCCATCGAGTCCGCCTTCGCAGACACCTTCCTCTCCAGACCCAAGCTAAACCACGACCGCGACCTCGACGTCAGCGCCGCCCTGCGCTTCTTCAAAGCCGAACTCGACCCCGATGCCGCATCCCCCACCAAAGAAAACCCACCTTCCATCGAAAGCAAATCCGGCGACGCCTTCCCAGACATCGGCCTTTCCCACCGCATGCAAAAACAACCCTACTTTCCAACAGACTACGACGTCGACTACGCCGACACAGTGACCTTCGGCCAGCTCAGTACCGCCCAGCAACGCgtcgtcctcttcatccgCGCACTCATCCATAAACcagatatcatcatcctcgatGAGGCGCTCTCCAGCATGCCCGCTTCCACACGAGACAAGTGTATCGCCTTCCTCGAGACCGGCGAAACAATTCCCCCATACCTCATCCCCCCGCCTGGCACCCGCCGTTCCAAGAACGAAGAGCCCCTCATCAAGGGCTTCAACTCTGACCCAGCAACGATCCGCCACACGGGTATTTCGGAAAACCAAGCGCTGATCATGATCAGCCACGTCAAGGAGGAAATCCCCGATATCATACGACACTACATGCGTCTCCCGTCAGACCCCGGAGACGGCGCGGAGCCGCTGGATTTCAGACTCGGCGTGCTAGCGCAGGACTGGGTGATGAGCGATCCGGCCATGTGGGAGCGCGTGTGGTCGCCGCCGTCGGTGTTTGATAATCCGTTCAAGGCTGCTAAGTTTAAGCCCGCGATGTCGCCGGAGAAAAGCAAGGCTAAGGAGGAGCGGGCGGTTGAGACAGAGAAGCCGGAGGTGAAGACTTCTCGtcgagggaagaagaaagcagagCAGCCAGAGGAGCCGGAGCAGAAAACTGCTCGTGGACGGAAGCAGGTAGAAGAGCCGGAGGAGCCAGAGCAGAAGGGTTCGCGTCGGCGACGGTCAAAGAAGACAGAGGAGTCTACGGAGCCGAGTAAAGGCCGTGGGCGACCAAAGAAGGCAGAATAA